From Micromonospora rifamycinica, a single genomic window includes:
- a CDS encoding IS3 family transposase (programmed frameshift): protein MSRKKGPRSDGPRARRSFTPGQKLELLAGYERAVAAGEGGGFLRREGLYSSLMSEWRRARDAGLLQGKPAGETVGRPSAEQAEIARLRRELAQAQAKLARTETALTIMGKARELLEDLQERAGESGRVRARQALMEAFEELTGAGTTTRAAAAMTGIARSSVDRDRRRSGPSRRPRPAPANAFSPQERERLLRLLDGPQFVDAAPAQIYAALLDQGVYVGSIATMYRILREHRQIRERRRLARHPARQRPELVADAPRQVFTWDITKLAGPVKGSYFDAYVMIDIYSRYIVGVRVHARESGPLAASMMREVVDVEGVPHVIHADRGTSMTSKSVSDLLEDLTVTRSHSRPKVSNDNPYSEAWFKTLKYAPVFPDRFASLAAARTFMTDFVTWYNNCHRHSGIGLHTPAEVHHGRHHAVRAGRADTLAAARRAHPERFGTNQLLPKILDLPDHVWINKPEPEPQAA, encoded by the exons ATGAGTCGCAAGAAGGGGCCGCGTTCGGACGGTCCACGGGCACGTCGGTCGTTCACCCCGGGGCAGAAGCTGGAGCTGCTGGCTGGCTACGAGCGGGCCGTCGCGGCCGGTGAGGGCGGGGGGTTCCTGCGGCGGGAGGGTTTGTACTCGTCGTTGATGTCGGAGTGGCGTCGTGCTCGGGACGCGGGGTTGTTGCAGGGTAAACCGGCTGGTGAGACGGTCGGGCGGCCGTCGGCGGAGCAGGCGGAGATTGCCCGGTTGCGGCGGGAGTTAGCCCAGGCGCAGGCGAAGCTGGCGCGGACCGAGACGGCGTTGACGATCATGGGAAAAGCGCGAGAGCTCTTGGAGGAC CTCCAGGAGCGAGCCGGAGAATCCGGACGTGTTCGGGCTCGGCAGGCGCTGATGGAGGCGTTTGAGGAGCTGACCGGTGCGGGGACCACGACCCGGGCCGCAGCGGCGATGACCGGGATCGCCCGGTCCAGCGTCGATCGGGACCGGCGTCGGTCGGGCCCGTCACGCCGGCCGCGTCCGGCGCCGGCGAACGCGTTTTCTCCGCAGGAGCGGGAGCGCCTGTTGCGGCTGCTGGACGGCCCGCAGTTCGTCGACGCCGCTCCGGCGCAGATCTACGCCGCTCTGCTCGACCAGGGCGTCTACGTCGGCTCGATCGCCACGATGTACCGGATCCTGCGGGAACACCGGCAGATCCGCGAGCGTCGCCGGCTGGCCCGGCATCCGGCCCGTCAGCGTCCGGAACTGGTCGCCGACGCGCCGCGGCAGGTGTTCACCTGGGACATCACGAAACTGGCCGGGCCGGTGAAGGGCTCCTACTTCGACGCGTACGTGATGATCGACATCTACTCCCGGTACATCGTCGGTGTGCGGGTTCATGCCCGCGAGTCGGGTCCTCTGGCGGCCTCGATGATGCGGGAGGTCGTCGACGTCGAAGGCGTCCCGCACGTGATCCACGCTGACCGAGGCACGTCGATGACCTCGAAGTCGGTGTCTGACCTGCTCGAAGACCTGACCGTGACCCGGTCGCACTCCCGGCCGAAGGTGTCCAACGACAACCCATACAGCGAGGCGTGGTTCAAGACGTTGAAGTACGCGCCGGTCTTCCCGGACAGGTTCGCGTCCCTGGCCGCCGCACGGACGTTCATGACCGACTTCGTGACCTGGTACAACAACTGCCACCGGCACTCCGGGATCGGCCTGCACACCCCCGCAGAGGTCCACCACGGCCGCCACCACGCCGTGCGCGCCGGCCGCGCCGACACCCTCGCCGCAGCCCGCAGGGCACACCCGGAACGCTTCGGCACCAACCAGCTCCTGCCGAAGATCCTCGATCTACCCGACCACGTGTGGATCAACAAACCAGAACCGGAACCTCAGGCCGCATAA
- a CDS encoding FAD-binding oxidoreductase: MSAAVDPVGDQTGVLASVDADHERAAAYFWSFLLLRGVRFLPERLVPVFFSTVVELIVRGGDPAAYRAGLVVLGRLYQRFDLCPGDGAVVTAAVVDTVRRFAGESWGPELARVWEQGCLRVLRLAERSAEMLGDGPLVTFGVVESVVSAGVDLAVVSVRPVGRLDFVAGEALPVCSPRLPGRWRWLSPANAPRADGTVEFHVRAITGGAVSPVLVGQVAVGESLWLGPPCEVGLSAAVAGDADLLLVAGGTGLAPLRAVVEQLAVSRVRRRVTVVVGARDLPALCEMAGLEGLRRAYGGWLTVVSVPGDEGVDPLAAGGLLGAVLLHYEPGRLVVVCGPPQLIEEARTWLLVGGIAPDDLHVAVTFRHGFDAVSWASRQRHADTVVAEVAGGEAGEDRRAGDVP, from the coding sequence ATGTCAGCAGCAGTCGATCCCGTAGGCGATCAGACAGGCGTTCTGGCATCCGTTGATGCTGATCATGAGCGGGCAGCGGCGTACTTCTGGTCGTTCCTGTTGCTTCGGGGTGTGCGGTTTCTGCCGGAGCGGCTTGTGCCGGTGTTCTTCTCGACGGTGGTGGAGTTGATTGTGCGTGGGGGTGATCCTGCTGCGTATCGGGCTGGTCTGGTGGTGTTGGGCCGGTTGTACCAGCGGTTTGACCTGTGTCCGGGTGATGGGGCTGTGGTCACGGCGGCGGTGGTGGATACGGTGCGGCGGTTCGCGGGGGAGTCGTGGGGGCCGGAGTTGGCCCGGGTGTGGGAGCAGGGTTGTCTTCGGGTGTTGCGGTTGGCTGAGCGGTCGGCCGAGATGCTGGGCGATGGTCCGCTGGTGACGTTTGGTGTGGTGGAGTCGGTGGTGTCGGCGGGTGTGGATCTTGCGGTGGTGTCGGTGCGTCCGGTGGGGCGGCTGGACTTCGTGGCGGGGGAGGCGTTGCCGGTGTGTTCGCCGCGGTTGCCGGGCCGGTGGCGGTGGTTGTCCCCGGCGAACGCGCCGCGTGCGGACGGGACGGTCGAGTTCCATGTTCGTGCCATCACCGGTGGTGCCGTCTCACCGGTGCTGGTCGGGCAGGTGGCGGTGGGGGAGTCGCTGTGGTTGGGGCCGCCGTGTGAGGTGGGCCTGTCGGCGGCGGTGGCCGGTGACGCGGATCTGCTGTTGGTTGCCGGGGGTACGGGGCTTGCGCCGTTGCGGGCGGTCGTGGAGCAGCTCGCGGTGTCGCGGGTGCGGCGGCGGGTGACGGTGGTGGTCGGTGCCCGTGACCTGCCGGCGCTGTGTGAGATGGCGGGGTTGGAGGGGTTGCGGCGGGCGTATGGCGGCTGGTTGACGGTGGTGTCGGTGCCGGGTGATGAGGGTGTTGATCCGTTGGCGGCGGGTGGTTTGTTGGGTGCGGTGTTGCTCCACTATGAGCCGGGTCGGTTGGTGGTGGTGTGTGGTCCGCCGCAGTTGATCGAGGAAGCGCGGACCTGGCTGCTGGTCGGTGGCATTGCCCCTGACGATCTGCACGTGGCGGTGACGTTCCGGCACGGCTTCGACGCCGTGTCGTGGGCGTCGCGGCAACGTCACGCTGACACGGTGGTCGCTGAAGTGGCCGGCGGCGAGGCCGGGGAGGATCGTCGGGCGGGGGACGTGCCGTGA
- a CDS encoding histidine decarboxylase, producing MTHTPVPARRCGLADAADLGRTPVDVTAVLDHLVAQADTAAPTSIGFPGAVDLDHREVMARLGHRLWNNIGDPTDIGGTAHTRVLEQAVIAWLADTLAMPADDRWGYVTTGGTEGNLSALHAARRRLPTARVYYSTAAHYSIPKILDMLGARGVAVEAGADGEMDYAHLAVRVRRHRRWPAIVVATAGTTMTEAVDDTTRIHTILDEHQVPGRHVHVDAALSGIPLALDGRLRLDDDSGIGSIAVSGHKFLGVPTPCGVVLIRDSLRRHAAPVAYTATLDSTITGSRCGLAAALLWHAIATHGREGHRWRVSEARRLATYTVDQLTAAGWPAWRHPHAFTVVLATPPAPVRAKWLLATDADISHLICMPGVTQGQIDAFVTDLTALRGGPDPGDPHLPRPIPRPRRAPPPTAGISTP from the coding sequence ATGACCCACACCCCGGTGCCCGCTCGTCGGTGTGGGCTGGCCGATGCCGCGGATCTCGGCCGTACCCCGGTCGACGTCACCGCCGTCCTGGACCACCTGGTCGCGCAGGCGGACACGGCCGCGCCGACGAGCATCGGTTTCCCCGGCGCGGTGGATCTGGACCATCGGGAGGTGATGGCCCGGCTCGGCCACCGCCTGTGGAACAACATCGGTGACCCGACCGATATCGGCGGCACCGCCCACACCCGGGTCCTCGAACAAGCCGTGATCGCCTGGCTCGCCGACACCCTGGCCATGCCCGCCGACGACCGGTGGGGGTACGTCACCACCGGCGGCACCGAAGGCAACCTGTCCGCCCTGCACGCCGCCCGCCGTCGTCTCCCGACCGCCCGGGTCTACTACTCGACCGCCGCGCACTACTCCATCCCGAAGATCCTCGACATGCTCGGCGCCCGTGGGGTGGCCGTCGAGGCGGGTGCGGACGGGGAGATGGACTACGCGCATCTCGCCGTCCGGGTGCGCCGGCACCGCCGGTGGCCGGCCATCGTGGTCGCCACCGCCGGCACCACCATGACCGAGGCGGTCGACGACACCACCCGCATCCACACCATCCTCGACGAACATCAGGTGCCGGGCCGGCACGTGCACGTCGACGCCGCCCTGTCCGGGATCCCCCTCGCCCTCGACGGCCGACTGCGCCTCGACGACGACAGCGGCATCGGCAGCATCGCCGTGTCGGGGCACAAGTTCCTCGGGGTGCCCACGCCGTGCGGGGTGGTCCTCATCCGCGACAGCCTCCGCCGCCACGCCGCCCCCGTCGCCTACACCGCCACGCTCGACTCCACCATCACCGGCTCCCGCTGCGGGCTGGCCGCCGCCCTGCTGTGGCACGCCATCGCCACCCACGGCCGGGAAGGACACCGGTGGCGGGTCAGCGAAGCCCGCCGCCTCGCCACCTACACCGTCGACCAGCTCACCGCCGCCGGCTGGCCCGCCTGGCGACACCCCCACGCCTTCACCGTCGTCCTGGCCACCCCACCCGCCCCGGTACGGGCGAAATGGCTCCTCGCCACCGACGCGGACATCAGCCACCTCATCTGCATGCCCGGCGTCACCCAAGGCCAGATCGACGCCTTCGTCACCGACCTCACCGCATTGAGGGGAGGTCCCGACCCGGGTGACCCCCACCTACCGAGGCCGATTCCCCGCCCCCGCCGAGCGCCTCCACCCACCGCCGGCATCAGCACCCCCTGA
- a CDS encoding APC family permease, with product MMPHAQVALARRTMTPIGLSIFGAAASAPMVVLTGGLVTTYATTRVTALPLTFVLVAGVVALLMVGYTALARQVGHPAAYYGILAQAVSRGWGVAAGLVALVAYTAIQTSLYGLFGATLAAQLGGTWWVWAGIAWAVVGALGVRAIVLSTWVLGGVLAVSLLVVGLFVVAGLGSPADGAVSWEGFDASGLAVGGIGGAVALCVAAFMGVDAPGSFVEEAVDRRSIGRATIMAVLVLGGVYAAAAWAMGVAVGPQTVAARAADPSAGLPFSILEPAGAAWVGVAGVVLVFAIVTSMLAFHNVIARYVFAMAREGVLPAGLARTGSVTRVSAPRGGSFTQTSVAALVVAAFAVAGVDPVAVMFTWLSTLGALGLLCLLLAASVAALAAPPAVRGQRAGIWQWKVAPALGVLGGSVVLVAMVGNVGSLLGAVPGSPYPLLLPVVLAATLSVRVS from the coding sequence ATGATGCCCCACGCTCAGGTGGCGCTCGCCCGGCGGACGATGACCCCGATCGGCTTGTCGATCTTCGGGGCGGCGGCGTCCGCGCCGATGGTGGTCCTCACTGGTGGTCTGGTCACCACGTATGCCACGACCCGGGTGACCGCACTGCCCCTCACCTTCGTCCTGGTGGCCGGGGTGGTGGCGTTGCTGATGGTCGGCTACACCGCGCTGGCCCGCCAGGTCGGCCATCCGGCGGCCTACTACGGCATCCTCGCCCAGGCGGTCAGCCGCGGCTGGGGTGTGGCCGCCGGCTTGGTCGCGCTGGTCGCGTACACGGCGATCCAGACCAGTCTGTACGGCCTGTTCGGGGCGACCCTGGCCGCGCAGCTCGGTGGCACCTGGTGGGTGTGGGCGGGCATCGCCTGGGCTGTTGTCGGGGCGCTCGGGGTGCGGGCGATCGTCCTGTCGACCTGGGTTCTCGGTGGGGTCCTCGCGGTGTCGCTGCTGGTCGTGGGGCTGTTCGTCGTGGCGGGTCTCGGTTCCCCAGCCGACGGTGCCGTGTCGTGGGAGGGGTTTGACGCTTCCGGTCTGGCGGTCGGGGGGATCGGTGGGGCGGTGGCGTTGTGTGTGGCCGCTTTCATGGGTGTCGACGCGCCGGGCTCGTTCGTGGAGGAGGCGGTGGATCGCCGGTCGATCGGCCGCGCGACGATCATGGCGGTTCTTGTCCTGGGTGGCGTGTATGCGGCTGCGGCGTGGGCGATGGGTGTCGCTGTCGGCCCGCAGACCGTCGCGGCCCGCGCTGCCGATCCGTCGGCCGGGCTGCCCTTCAGCATCCTTGAACCCGCCGGTGCGGCGTGGGTGGGTGTCGCCGGTGTGGTGCTGGTGTTCGCGATCGTCACGTCGATGCTGGCGTTCCACAACGTGATCGCCCGGTATGTGTTCGCGATGGCCCGTGAGGGTGTCCTCCCGGCCGGTCTTGCCCGCACGGGCAGCGTGACCCGGGTCAGCGCCCCCCGTGGTGGCTCTTTCACCCAGACGTCGGTGGCGGCCCTTGTCGTTGCCGCGTTCGCGGTCGCCGGGGTCGACCCGGTGGCGGTGATGTTCACCTGGCTGTCGACCCTCGGCGCGTTGGGTCTGCTCTGCCTGCTGCTTGCCGCTTCGGTCGCCGCGCTGGCCGCTCCACCTGCCGTGCGAGGTCAACGGGCCGGCATCTGGCAGTGGAAGGTCGCACCCGCGTTGGGGGTGCTCGGCGGGTCGGTGGTCCTGGTGGCGATGGTCGGCAACGTCGGTTCCCTGCTCGGGGCCGTGCCGGGGTCGCCGTATCCGTTGCTACTGCCGGTGGTCCTCGCCGCGACCCTGTCTGTCAGGGTGAGTTGA
- a CDS encoding N-acetyltransferase — protein MTRVVVCRASEADLDVLAPLVAESLSVGPVGGWLVPEASARPLVLGSYARLLVSWGLRHGQVDTTGDRSVVAVWFRRVEVPVPSAGWMYDLHRTLGAYASRFALWHAYLDAVVPPVPHAYLAHLAIRPGREDAVRVLLAACHRVLDIEGLPAFAECLGGRPREGVLAGCGYAPRLPIGLEPGGPALWRMWRPAPDAGRSCGGFPPRVRLRRGVTLLRGRRVSSLPGPC, from the coding sequence GTGACGCGGGTCGTGGTGTGCCGGGCGTCGGAGGCGGACCTCGATGTGCTGGCGCCGCTGGTGGCGGAGTCCCTGTCGGTCGGGCCGGTCGGTGGCTGGTTGGTGCCGGAGGCCTCCGCGCGTCCGCTGGTGCTGGGCTCGTATGCACGGTTGTTGGTGTCGTGGGGGTTGCGGCACGGCCAGGTCGACACGACGGGGGATCGGTCGGTGGTGGCGGTGTGGTTCCGGCGGGTGGAGGTGCCGGTGCCGTCGGCGGGGTGGATGTATGACCTGCACCGGACGCTCGGCGCGTATGCGTCGCGGTTTGCGTTGTGGCATGCGTATCTCGATGCGGTGGTGCCGCCGGTCCCGCATGCGTATCTCGCGCACCTCGCCATCCGTCCTGGTCGCGAGGATGCGGTGCGGGTGTTGTTGGCCGCCTGTCACCGGGTTCTCGACATTGAGGGGCTTCCGGCGTTTGCGGAGTGCCTGGGTGGTCGTCCTCGGGAGGGGGTGTTGGCCGGGTGTGGCTATGCGCCGAGGTTGCCGATCGGGCTGGAGCCGGGTGGTCCGGCCCTGTGGCGGATGTGGCGTCCTGCCCCCGACGCCGGCCGGTCGTGTGGTGGGTTTCCTCCTCGGGTCCGGTTGCGTCGTGGGGTGACCTTGCTGCGTGGCCGGCGTGTTTCTTCACTGCCTGGTCCTTGCTGA
- a CDS encoding tetratricopeptide repeat protein, whose product MLESLPYPDDTDHHFVVDPAKFDFYAMDCYRIVGEDRLAEVYAQEVIRSSTNPDGTEQKPMRNAEARVTLGVVAARSGDLERAVAYGRDALSGERKSLPSLLMCSKELATLLRERYPHEAETVAYLDEVHALAATR is encoded by the coding sequence GTGCTGGAGTCACTGCCGTACCCCGACGACACCGATCACCACTTTGTGGTTGACCCAGCAAAGTTCGACTTCTATGCTATGGATTGCTATCGAATAGTGGGCGAAGACCGTCTGGCGGAAGTATACGCACAGGAAGTCATTCGCTCGTCAACGAACCCTGACGGCACAGAGCAAAAGCCTATGCGCAATGCCGAAGCGCGGGTAACGCTCGGCGTGGTCGCAGCCCGGTCAGGAGACCTAGAACGTGCCGTCGCTTATGGGCGCGACGCCCTCAGCGGAGAACGGAAATCTCTTCCCTCTTTGCTGATGTGCTCCAAGGAACTGGCCACACTTCTACGCGAACGGTATCCACACGAAGCCGAGACTGTCGCCTACCTCGATGAGGTTCACGCGCTCGCTGCCACCCGCTGA